The Medicago truncatula cultivar Jemalong A17 chromosome 4, MtrunA17r5.0-ANR, whole genome shotgun sequence genome includes a region encoding these proteins:
- the LOC25493238 gene encoding probable NAD(P)H dehydrogenase (quinone) FQR1-like 1 produces MAAQFKAFLDATGGLWRTQALAGIFYSTASQGGGQETTPLTSVTQLAHHGMIFVPIGYTFGAGMFQMESVKGGSPYGSGTYAGDGSRQPTELELAQAFHQGKHFAGIAKKLKGSQ; encoded by the exons ATGGCTGCTCAGTTTAAAGCATTCTTGGATGCAACTGGTGGCCTATGGCGTACTCAGGCACTTGCAGGAATCTTTTACAGCACTGCTTCTCAAGGAGGAGGACAGGAGACTACACC GTTGACTTCCGTCACTCAGCTTGCTCACCATGGAATGATTTTTGTGCCCATTGGTTACACATTTGGTGCTGGTATGTTTCAGATGGAGAGTGTGAAGGGTGGTTCCCCGTATGGTTCGGGAACCTACGCTGGAGACGGCTCGAGACAGCCTACCGAGTTGGAATTGGCTCAAGCTTTCCATCAAGGGAAGCATTTTGCTGGCATTGCAAAGAAGCTCAAAGGATCTCAGTGA